Proteins encoded together in one Urocitellus parryii isolate mUroPar1 chromosome 3, mUroPar1.hap1, whole genome shotgun sequence window:
- the B3gnt4 gene encoding N-acetyllactosaminide beta-1,3-N-acetylglucosaminyltransferase 4: MTASHFGKTLTPEPSPQQKSRQNCSAVRARGGAQEWLRHSLPAGPTILHRLGWLLFYSLVVLLLSCLLFLKKEAPLAGDLKTHQLFWKPSGAHHSQCLPNRTVASTSLSLPGRHCLFLTYRHCRNFSILLEPSGCAKDTFLLLAIKSQPGHVEQRAAIRSTWGRAGSWVRDRQLKLVFLLGLAGPTPPAQLLAYESGEFDDILQWDFAEDFFNLTLKELHLQRWVASACPHAHFMLKGDDDVFVHVPNVLEFLDGWDPAQDLLVGDVIHQALPNRNTRVKYFIPPSMYKARHYPPYAGGGGYVMSRATMRHLQAAMEGTELFPTDDVFVGMCLKKLGVHPTHHAGFKTFGIRQPLDPCLYRGLLLVHRLNPLEMWTMWALVTDKGLKCAATLKLQH; this comes from the exons ATGACTGCAAGTCATTTTGGGAAAACACTGACCCCAGAGCCCTCCCCTCAGCAGAAAAGCAGGCAAAA TTGCTCAGCTGTCAGGGCCAGGGGTGGGGCACAGGAATGGCTCAGGCACTCTCTTCCTGCAGGGCCCACCATATTGCACAGGCTGGGCTGGCTGCTGTTCTACAGTCTCGTGGTACTGCTGCTCAGCTGTCTGCTCTTTCTGAAGAAGGAGGCCCCCCTGGCAGGGGACCTCAAGACCCACCAACTCTTCTGGAAACCCTCTGGGGCTCACCACAGCCAGTGCCTACCCAATCGCACAGTGGCTAGCACTTCCCTATCCCTGCCTGGTCGTCACTGCCTCTTCTTGACTTATCGCCACTGCCGAAATTTCTCCATCCTGCTGGAGCCTTCAGGCTGTGCCAAGGACACCTTCCTGCTCTTGGCCATCAAATCACAACCTGGTCACGTGGAGCAACGTGCAGCTATCCGCAGCACTTGGGGCCGAGCAGGGAGCTGGGTTAGGGACAGGCAGCTGAAGCTGGTGTTCCTACTTGGACTGGCAGGGCCCACACCCCCAGCTCAGCTGCTGGCCTATGAGAGTGGAGAGTTTGATGATATCCTACAGTGGGACTTTGCAGAGGATTTCTTCAACCTAACCCTTAAGGAACTGCACTTACAGCGCTGGGTGGCAAGTGCTTGTCCTCATGCCCACTTCATGCTTAAGGGAGATGATGATGTCTTTGTCCATGTCCCCAATGTGCTAGAGTTCCTGGATGGCTGGGACCCAGCCCAGGACCTCCTGGTGGGAGATGTCATCCACCAGGCCCTGCCCAATAGGAACACCAGAGTCAAATACTTCATCCCACCCTCCATGTATAAGGCACGCCACTACCCACCCTATGCTGGGGGTGGAGGCTATGTCATGTCCAGAGCCACAATGAGGCACCTCCAAGCAGCCATGGAGGGGACTGAGCTCTTTCCTACTGATGATGTCTTTGTGGGCATGTGCCTGAAGAAGCTGGGGGTACACCCCACACACCATGCTGGCTTTAAAACATTTGGAATACGGCAACCTCTGGACCCTTGCCTATATAGAGGGCTCCTGTTGGTACACCGCCTGAATCCTCTGGAAATGTGGACCATGTGGGCACTGGTGACAGACAAGGGGCTCAAGTGTGCAGCTACCCTCAAGCTTCAGCACTGA
- the Lrrc43 gene encoding leucine-rich repeat-containing protein 43 — protein MDVQADTQHSSISAGFVGPGERRSCEAHRANPLPTCPQSQKPGGTTAGGALLSRSFFPEGDKTMPESQREVPVTEIMVREEAQLALAMTSGARYLPKALNNPPLRPEALGEREDRRSVAPAASWPSVIRYHRVGTRTSLHRGEPGSAGGWGLSRARRWRRVGRCLAARACRRRALPSSAGSWRLPPAGMEQPLASGSDSDSDSRSAPETLSEVVRVHLRKLCLHEFPCGIGSWNRSHFLPQTWQTWRELTPREEETVSPGEETVEALLGLVRSPHSPWALVEDSSAEDHFLRELAIQNPLMLKDTFLYSYFRSLRMVDKQVSLVDKDLLKFINLEELILSANKIKEVNAANLPPTLKVLELYGNEIRSMECLCAHPPPGLQHLGLGHNKLLGPLESLYVTNNYWPNLVSLDLGFNDLTDLQGMMVSLSTLRHLRLLVLQGNPLALVPYYRGFTIDSLTRLCVLDDITVSPNEKHQFRGFSLSGDFLAQEAQFVVSIGNVKGVVDTSIWDPEPGPEGPFITYNYYVTYDFVEEEQGEGSQYGGVLAEIVRPSSAELVGDELQGGSEVQLLEELQEANESQESGATEMGESELSFISGRSALPVPLSSINSAEELAKLRPRMDPRLFPSPGTVLFSTNHKPWADVISYNYEMQHTFKDLVPLKAFLLSGTTVTIVEEKIVSWAVVPLPVEIPLPAKKGKGEKDKKETDGKNKKGKAEKEPRKEQKTPKKKKEIPKELRQEPSVLRVLGSNLVALEPLLAGESQVSTVCNYGVIRTLESDKMTLTRDLKKTKKGAKKEKSKPQMPSFDSDYQPEPLTVEVQIQLNQYRTAEEALRF, from the exons ATGGACGTCCAGGCTGACACACAGCACAGCAGCATCAGTGCAGGCTTCGTGGGTCCTGGAGAAAGAAGAAGCTGTGAGGCACACAGAGCAAACCCCCTGCCCACCTGTCCTCAGTCACAGAAACCAGGTGGAACAACCGCTGGTGGAGCCCTTCTTTCCAGAAGCTTCTTCCCTGAGGGAGACAAGACCATGCCCGAGAGTCAGCGTGAGGTACCTGTGACAGAGATCATGGTGAGAGAGGAGGCGCAGCTGGCCTTGGCAATGACCTCTGGAGCCAGAT ATCTGCCAAAGGCCCTTAATAACCCGCCTCTCCGCCCGGAGGccctgggggagagagaggacCGGCGGTCGGTGGCGCCCGCAGCCTCCTGGCCCAGCGTTATCCGTTATCACAGGGTGGGGACGAGAACCAGCCTTCACCGAGGAGAACCGGGCAGTGCCGGGGGCTGGGGGCTGAGCCGGGCGCGGCGCTGGAGGCGCGTCGGGCGTTGCCTAGCAGCGCGGGCGTGCAGGCGTCGGGCGTTGCCTAGCAGCGCGGGAAGCTGGCGGCTCCCACCCGCAGGCATGGAGCAGCCCCTGGCCAGCGGCAGCGACAGCGACAGCGACAGCCGCAGCGCCCCGGAGACCCTGAGCGAGGTGGTGCGGGTGCACCTGCGGAAGCTGTGTCTGCACGAGTTTCCCTGCGGCATTGGCAGCTGG AACAGGTCGCATTTTCTTCCTCAAACATGGCAAACCTGGAGGGAGCTGACCCCCAGGGAGGAGGAGACTGTGAGCCCAGGGGAGGAGACTGTGGAGGCCCTGCTGGGACTGGTGCGTAGTCCCCACTCACCGTGGGCTCTGGTGGAGGACTCCAGTGCTGAGGACCATTTTCTGAGAGAACTGGCCATCCAGAATCCACTGATGCTCAAAGACACCTTTTTGTACTCCTATTTCCGATCACTGAGGATGGTAGATAAGCAG gTGAGCCTGGTGGATAAGGACCTCCTAAAATTTATAAACCTTGAGGAGCTGATCCTGAGTGCCAATAAAATCAAGGAAGTCAATGCTGCCAATCTGCCCCCCACACTCAAG GTGCTGGAGCTGTATGGCAACGAGATCCGCAGCATGGAGTGTCTGTGTGCTCACCCACCCCCTGGGCTCCAGCATCTGGGGCTGGGCCACAACAAACTGCTGGGCCCCTTGGAGAGTCTCTATGTCACCAACAACTACTG GCCCAACCTTGTCTCCCTGGATCTGGGCTTCAATGACCTGACAGACCTGCAGGGCATGATGGTCAGCCTCAGCACACTCAGGCACCTGCGGCTGCTGGTGCTGCAGGGGAACCCGCTGGCCCTGGTGCCCTACTACCGAGGCTTCACCATCGACAGCCTGACCCGGCTGTGCGTGCTGGATGACATCACTGTGTCTCCCAACGAGAAGCATCAGTTCCGGGGATTCAGCCTCAGTGGCG ACTTCCTGGCACAAGAAGCACAGTTTGTGGTGTCCATTGGAAACGTCAAGGGCGTTGTGGACACCTCTATCTGGGACCCGGAGCCAGGCCCCGAAGGCCCTTTCATCACCTACAACTATTACGTGACCTACGACTTTGTGGAAGAGGAGCAAGGCGAGGGGAGCCAGTATGGTGGCGTGCTGGCCGAG ATTGTCAGGCCCTCCAGCGCAGAACTTGTAGGCGATGAGCTGCAGGGGGGGTCAGAGGTGCAGCTGTTGGAGGAGCTTCAAGAGGCCAATGAGTCCCAGGAGTCGGGGGCGACGGAGATGGGAGAGTCAGAGTTGTCCTTCATCTCAGGCCGCTCAGCCCTGCCAGTGCCCCTCTCCTCCATCAACTCTGCAGAGGAGCTGGCAAAGCTGCGGCCACGGATGGATCCCCGGCTCTTCCCATCCCCTGG GACCGTCCTCTTCAGCACCAACCATAAGCCCTGGGCTGATGTCATTTCCTACAACTATGAGATGCAGCACACCTTCAAGGACCTGGTGCCACTCAAGGCCTTCCTACTGTCGGGGACCACTGTGACTATTGTGGAGGAGAAG ATCGTTTCCTGGGCTGTGGTGCCACTTCCTGTTGAAATTCCCTTGCCTgccaagaaaggaaaaggggagaaagacaagaaggaaactgatgggaaaaataagaaagggaaagcGGAGAAGGAACCCCGCAAG GAACAGAAGAcacccaagaaaaagaaagaaattcccaAGGAGCTCCGCCAGGAACCGTCTGTGCTGCGGGTGCTGGGTAGCAACTTGGTGGCCCTGGAGCCATTGCTGGCAGGGGAGTCCCAGGTGTCCACTGTGTGCAATTATGGGGTCATCCGCACCCTGGAGTCTGACAAGATGACATTAACTAGG GATTTAAAGAAGACCAAGAAAGGGGCCAAAAAGG aaaagtcaaaaccGCAGATGCCGAGCTTCGACAGTGACTACCAGCCAGAGCCGCTGACGGTGGAGGTCCAGATCCAGCTGAATCAGTACCGCACCGCGGAGGAGGCGCTCCGCTTCTAG
- the Il31 gene encoding interleukin-31, whose translation MPAVSPRFLQRKKEPDMPDHQAWVIQKYPLPCFTPGPQASHNISVIQAYLRKITVDGTNRTDGMDGTVAEVLEQLDKLKDDSTPEALATTPASSGDAYEGKSFILAVLQQFSGCMAATREAFTKSLPKEGPRCSRMK comes from the coding sequence ATGCCCGCCGTTTCTCCCCGCTTCCTACAGAGGAAGAAGGAGCCTGACATGCCAGACCACCAAGCCTGGGTAATCCAGAAGTACCCGCTGCCATGCTTCACCCCCGGGCCCCAAGCCTCGCACAACATCTCGGTCATCCAGGCGTATCTGAGGAAGATCACTGTGGACGGGACCAACAGGACGGACGGAATGGACGGGACGGTCGCTGAGGTTCTGGAACAGCTCGACAAACTCAAAGACGACAGCACCCCTGAGGCCCTGGCCACCACGCCCGCGTCCTCTGGGGATGCCTACGAGGGGAAGAGCTTCATCCTGGCTGTGCTCCAGCAGTTCTCGGGCTGCATGGCCGCGACTCGGGAAGCATTTACAAAAAGCCTGCCCAAGGAGGGTCCGAGATGCTCCCGCATGAAGTAA